A window of Halomonas sp. GFAJ-1 contains these coding sequences:
- a CDS encoding MFS transporter — MVSRRAFTFILLMFVVGLNLRPAMSSVAPLLNRLQETAGLTPAAAGILTTLPVLFLGLSAPLAPMLAHRLGSERALSGALLLLASGLIVRGLPLPGSLFMGSAMAGTAIGISGTLLPALVKRELPESADLLTGLYTMALCLGGALGAGLSVPLMQWLGSWQLSLMSWSLLALVALLLWIAKAPKTQQSQLPTSPKAPLLHLLRKPLTWHVMLFMGIQSSMAYIVFGWLPTLLVYRGYDEAAAGWTMAISIMCQLGAALSAPWLARLGKDQRPALLLVLFSTGLGLWMLLIAPLAWKWPGAALLGIGQGGSFSLALSLLVLRTANSRLAGQLSGLVQGGGYTLASLGPFGVGLMLQAGAGTEDIAWLLILLILICCGFALLAGRKRRLDDQSGKLIVHNN; from the coding sequence ATGGTCTCTCGTCGTGCATTCACCTTCATCTTACTGATGTTCGTAGTAGGGCTTAATTTGCGCCCTGCTATGTCATCGGTTGCCCCACTGCTAAACCGCCTACAAGAGACCGCCGGATTAACACCTGCGGCCGCAGGTATTCTCACCACCTTACCGGTACTTTTCCTGGGCTTGTCGGCCCCACTCGCACCAATGTTGGCCCATCGGCTTGGTAGTGAACGTGCGCTAAGCGGAGCGCTATTACTATTAGCCAGTGGGCTAATAGTTAGGGGGCTACCGCTGCCCGGCAGCCTATTTATGGGTTCTGCTATGGCAGGCACAGCTATCGGGATTAGTGGTACGTTGCTGCCCGCCTTGGTCAAACGAGAACTGCCTGAAAGTGCCGACTTACTTACCGGGCTTTACACCATGGCGCTCTGCCTTGGGGGTGCGCTGGGCGCTGGGCTTAGCGTACCACTAATGCAATGGCTGGGAAGTTGGCAGCTGAGTTTAATGAGCTGGTCCCTGTTAGCGCTTGTGGCATTACTTCTATGGATCGCGAAGGCCCCCAAAACCCAGCAATCTCAGTTACCCACTTCACCAAAAGCACCGCTTCTGCATTTGCTACGCAAACCGCTGACTTGGCATGTCATGCTGTTTATGGGCATCCAGTCCTCAATGGCGTATATCGTGTTCGGCTGGCTGCCCACACTACTGGTATATCGCGGATACGATGAGGCCGCCGCGGGCTGGACAATGGCTATTTCAATCATGTGCCAGCTAGGCGCTGCACTATCCGCCCCTTGGCTGGCTCGCTTAGGCAAAGACCAGCGCCCCGCCCTGCTGCTGGTTCTGTTCAGCACTGGATTAGGCCTTTGGATGCTGCTAATCGCGCCATTGGCCTGGAAGTGGCCAGGGGCAGCGCTACTTGGCATTGGTCAAGGCGGCAGCTTCAGCTTAGCACTTAGCCTTCTGGTATTGAGAACCGCTAACTCACGTTTAGCCGGGCAGCTCTCTGGCCTCGTCCAGGGTGGAGGTTACACGCTTGCATCCCTTGGGCCATTTGGCGTGGGCCTGATGCTCCAAGCAGGTGCCGGCACTGAAGACATCGCTTGGCTACTTATTTTATTGATTCTAATCTGCTGCGGGTTTGCGCTTCTCGCTGGTCGTAAACGTCGACTAGATGACCAGTCAGGCAAACTGATAGTACATAACAACTAA